A genome region from Blautia coccoides includes the following:
- a CDS encoding ABC transporter ATP-binding protein gives MEELIRVEDIEKYYGSKNNITKAVDRISFTVNRGEFTGIMGASGSGKTTLLNLLATVDMVTSGHIYYDQEDITKLNEDKMADFRKNNLGFVFQDFNLLDTLTIQENISLAMSLTKKSKKEIQERTRKIMERLDILPLCDKFPYQVSGGQKQRCACARALINHPKIVYADEPTGALDSKSARMLLETFTHMNEQMNATILMVTHDAFSASYCKRILFLKDGKIFHELQKGSKSRKKFLDEILDVLSLTGGDGDAE, from the coding sequence ATGGAAGAATTGATCCGTGTAGAAGATATTGAAAAATACTACGGAAGCAAAAATAATATTACAAAAGCTGTGGACCGCATCTCATTTACTGTAAACAGAGGAGAGTTTACCGGCATTATGGGGGCCAGCGGAAGCGGCAAGACCACCCTTTTAAACCTGCTGGCAACTGTGGATATGGTGACCTCAGGCCATATTTATTATGATCAGGAGGACATTACAAAGCTCAATGAGGATAAAATGGCTGATTTCAGGAAAAACAATCTGGGATTCGTCTTCCAGGACTTTAATCTGCTTGACACATTGACCATTCAGGAGAATATTTCCCTTGCCATGTCCCTGACGAAAAAAAGCAAAAAGGAGATCCAGGAGCGGACCAGAAAAATCATGGAACGCCTGGATATTCTGCCCCTCTGCGACAAATTCCCCTATCAGGTCTCCGGCGGACAAAAGCAGCGCTGCGCCTGCGCCAGGGCACTGATCAACCATCCGAAAATCGTATACGCTGATGAACCCACAGGGGCTTTGGATTCCAAGTCTGCCAGAATGCTTTTAGAGACCTTTACACATATGAACGAACAGATGAATGCCACCATACTGATGGTCACTCACGATGCTTTTTCCGCAAGTTACTGCAAACGCATTCTATTTCTGAAAGATGGGAAAATCTTTCATGAGCTGCAGAAAGGCTCCAAAAGCAGGAAAAAATTCCTGGATGAAATTCTAGATGTGCTCTCTCTGACAGGAGGTGATGGGGATGCTGAATAA
- a CDS encoding sensor histidine kinase, with protein MNFPDYIKDKTLTILLHFLCITGSFIYLYTCGLKKNQLLLFYLSWLFLLAVCLVTDWYKKNRYFKELFHILNSLDKPYLISEVMPDSFRLEDRLYKRVLRSSNKSVIDAVHHLESERTEYKDFIENWIHEVKLPITSMNLICDNNRTAETRKIKAQLAELENDVEKALFYARSDTVYQDYFIHKILLKDVVLTAIQRIRPYLIKNNVQIDLHGCTESVYCDDKWLEFILNQIFLNAVKYKKEDVCRISIDTSRENNCTALTVEDNGIGILDSEIGRIFDKGFTGTNGRHNRQSTGIGLYLCRKLCRKLGISIEARSKEGEYTKILLHFPDGSSHFSRDGQNAEA; from the coding sequence ATGAATTTTCCGGATTATATAAAAGACAAAACCCTCACCATACTGCTTCATTTCCTGTGCATCACAGGCAGTTTTATTTACTTATACACCTGCGGTCTTAAAAAGAACCAGCTTCTGCTTTTTTATCTCTCCTGGCTCTTTCTTCTGGCTGTCTGCCTGGTGACTGACTGGTATAAGAAAAACAGATATTTCAAGGAGCTGTTCCACATTTTAAATTCCCTGGACAAGCCCTATCTCATCTCAGAAGTTATGCCGGACTCTTTCCGCCTGGAAGACAGGCTTTACAAAAGGGTACTCAGAAGCTCCAACAAATCTGTGATTGACGCTGTCCATCATCTGGAATCTGAGCGCACAGAATATAAAGACTTTATAGAAAACTGGATCCACGAGGTAAAGCTTCCTATCACCTCCATGAATCTCATCTGTGACAACAACAGGACAGCGGAGACAAGGAAGATCAAAGCCCAGCTGGCAGAACTGGAAAATGATGTGGAAAAGGCACTTTTTTATGCCAGATCCGACACGGTGTATCAGGACTATTTCATACACAAAATTCTGCTGAAGGATGTGGTTTTGACTGCCATACAGCGCATCCGTCCCTATCTGATCAAAAACAATGTGCAGATCGATCTGCATGGCTGCACTGAATCCGTATACTGTGATGATAAATGGCTGGAGTTTATCCTGAATCAGATATTTCTCAATGCCGTAAAGTATAAAAAAGAGGATGTATGCCGCATATCTATTGATACATCCAGAGAGAATAACTGTACTGCGCTTACCGTTGAAGACAATGGCATCGGCATTCTGGACAGCGAGATCGGACGCATCTTTGACAAGGGATTTACCGGGACCAATGGCAGACATAACCGGCAGTCTACGGGTATCGGATTATATCTGTGCAGAAAGCTGTGCAGAAAACTGGGGATCTCTATAGAGGCCCGGTCAAAGGAAGGGGAATATACAAAAATCCTTCTTCATTTTCCCGACGGCAGCAGCCATTTTTCAAGAGACGGGCAAAATGCAGAGGCCTGA
- a CDS encoding response regulator transcription factor, protein MYHILIIEDDTDIRSELKLMLENALYQADSIEDFSHIPAQIDKLSPDLILLDIQLPGIDGLSLCREIRRTKNTPVIFVTSRSSSMDELNGIMMGGDDYITKPYVAPVLLARIAAVLKRSGSQNKASDSCILTCRGCELNLLNSTLTCKGKTTELTRNELRICWNLFSRCGEIVPREDIIDDLWDNQIFIDDNTLSVNITRIRSKLRKIGVDHLIETRRGQGYCI, encoded by the coding sequence TTGTATCACATATTAATTATTGAGGACGATACCGATATCCGCAGTGAACTGAAGCTGATGCTGGAAAATGCCCTGTATCAGGCAGACAGCATTGAGGATTTTTCCCATATTCCCGCACAGATAGATAAGCTTTCCCCCGATTTGATCCTGCTTGATATCCAGCTTCCGGGAATTGACGGCCTGTCCCTGTGCAGGGAGATCCGCAGGACCAAAAATACACCCGTCATCTTTGTGACCAGCCGCAGTTCCTCCATGGATGAACTGAACGGCATTATGATGGGTGGGGATGACTATATTACAAAACCCTACGTTGCCCCTGTACTGCTTGCCCGGATAGCAGCCGTGCTGAAACGCTCCGGCAGCCAAAACAAAGCATCTGACTCCTGTATCCTGACCTGCCGCGGATGTGAGCTGAACCTTTTAAACAGCACCCTGACCTGCAAAGGAAAGACAACGGAGCTTACCAGAAATGAACTTCGCATCTGCTGGAATCTGTTTTCCAGATGCGGAGAGATCGTACCGAGAGAAGATATCATTGATGATCTGTGGGATAATCAGATATTTATAGATGACAATACGCTGAGTGTCAATATCACCCGCATCCGCAGCAAGCTGCGCAAGATCGGTGTGGATCATCTGATCGAGACAAGGAGAGGACAGGGATACTGCATATGA
- a CDS encoding histidine phosphatase family protein — translation MMDLLLVRHGEPDYSDIDERGYIGHGRDLAKLTEKGVRQAERAAEDTRLQGAELILSSPYTRALQTASIISRITQIPLTVETDLHEWMPDLSFMYEGPEEIPAVLREMEMYRGEWCRECRYRWESLSKVGERAFFAVKKYLHCKKIILVAHETVIQRFVKMESVPCGSVTEMDFSQESRWFGYYQDIRGMGTAK, via the coding sequence ATGATGGATTTGCTGCTTGTCAGACATGGTGAGCCGGATTATTCGGATATTGATGAGAGAGGGTATATAGGGCATGGCCGTGATCTGGCTAAATTAACGGAAAAAGGAGTGCGGCAGGCAGAGCGGGCGGCTGAGGATACAAGGCTGCAGGGCGCAGAGCTGATCCTGTCCTCACCCTATACCAGGGCGCTTCAGACGGCGTCGATCATATCACGGATCACGCAGATTCCGCTTACAGTGGAGACGGATCTTCACGAGTGGATGCCTGATCTGTCTTTTATGTATGAAGGACCGGAAGAGATCCCGGCTGTATTAAGAGAAATGGAGATGTATAGAGGAGAGTGGTGCCGGGAATGCCGTTATCGGTGGGAAAGCCTCTCAAAGGTGGGAGAACGCGCCTTTTTTGCAGTGAAAAAATATTTACACTGCAAAAAAATAATCCTGGTTGCCCATGAGACGGTAATACAGCGGTTTGTGAAAATGGAATCTGTGCCCTGCGGCTCTGTGACAGAGATGGACTTTAGTCAGGAGAGCCGTTGGTTTGGGTATTATCAGGACATAAGAGGGATGGGGACAGCAAAATGA
- a CDS encoding MATE family efflux transporter: MTGVRRTETTNIHSRVNKTFYYSFFSIYAALVLQNVITLSVNLADNMMLGAYSETSLAGVAAVNQIQFVFQQILMALGDGLVIFCSQYWGKKQIEPMKKIAAAAMHAGLVVALLLFVLVSLFPYQVVGVFTTDRDIIEEGVRYLNLIRFTYLFFAVTQLLLAALRSVEVVKIAFCLSIMTFFINCGINYVLIYGHFGAPEMGTAGAAVGTLTARIVECAVLIGYMIKKEKNLNLRLKDYLRFDRVLCRDYFKITAPMVVVQSLWGVNTALQTVILGHMTSAAIAANSAASTLFLMVKSTAVGAASTASIIIGKTIGTGDMALTKVYARVMQRMFLVIGILSGILLFFLRIPILSLYDLSPATKDMANTFLIILSVVCVGMSYQMPTNNGIIRGGGNAMFVVKMDLISIWCIVLPLSFFMAFVVKASPAVVVCCLNADQIFKCVPAFLESHYGNWIRKLTRDESPAL, encoded by the coding sequence ATGACAGGAGTACGCAGGACAGAGACCACGAATATACATAGCAGGGTGAATAAAACCTTTTATTACAGCTTTTTTTCCATTTATGCGGCGCTGGTGCTGCAGAATGTTATCACACTCAGTGTTAATCTGGCGGATAATATGATGTTAGGTGCTTACAGTGAAACGTCACTGGCAGGTGTGGCAGCGGTGAATCAGATCCAGTTTGTCTTTCAGCAGATCCTTATGGCACTGGGGGACGGGCTGGTGATCTTCTGCAGCCAGTATTGGGGGAAAAAGCAGATCGAACCTATGAAAAAAATTGCCGCCGCAGCCATGCACGCGGGACTTGTGGTGGCCCTTCTTTTGTTTGTACTGGTCAGTTTATTTCCCTATCAGGTGGTCGGGGTTTTCACTACTGACAGGGACATCATTGAGGAGGGCGTACGGTATCTGAATCTTATACGGTTTACGTATTTATTCTTTGCGGTCACCCAGCTTTTGCTGGCAGCGCTCAGAAGCGTGGAGGTGGTAAAGATTGCATTCTGCCTCTCCATCATGACGTTTTTTATCAACTGCGGAATTAATTATGTGCTCATATACGGACATTTCGGTGCGCCGGAGATGGGAACAGCAGGTGCTGCGGTGGGCACGCTGACAGCCAGGATCGTGGAGTGCGCAGTGCTGATCGGATACATGATCAAAAAAGAGAAGAATCTGAATCTCAGATTGAAGGATTATCTCCGTTTTGACAGGGTCCTCTGCAGAGATTACTTTAAGATCACAGCTCCTATGGTGGTAGTACAGAGTCTCTGGGGAGTGAATACCGCTCTGCAGACGGTGATCCTGGGGCATATGACATCCGCGGCAATTGCTGCCAACAGTGCTGCCTCCACCTTGTTTTTGATGGTCAAGTCCACTGCAGTAGGGGCTGCATCCACTGCATCTATCATCATAGGAAAGACCATCGGAACAGGTGATATGGCATTGACAAAGGTCTATGCCAGGGTAATGCAGAGAATGTTCCTGGTGATAGGGATTCTTTCGGGCATCCTGCTGTTCTTTCTCCGCATTCCAATCCTAAGCCTTTACGATCTGTCGCCTGCCACAAAGGATATGGCGAATACATTTCTGATAATTTTAAGTGTGGTCTGTGTGGGAATGTCCTATCAGATGCCCACTAATAATGGAATTATCCGTGGCGGGGGAAATGCCATGTTTGTGGTAAAGATGGATTTGATCAGCATCTGGTGCATTGTACTTCCGCTGTCATTTTTTATGGCTTTCGTGGTGAAGGCATCTCCGGCAGTGGTGGTCTGCTGTCTGAATGCAGACCAGATATTTAAGTGCGTTCCGGCATTTTTGGAATCCCACTATGGGAACTGGATACGGAAGCTGACCAGGGATGAAAGTCCGGCCCTGTAG
- a CDS encoding DUF5058 family protein has product MKFQPNSTFLFILAGLVILFVIAQSVFFLMRAYRRGKSLGIQTAQMRKTILSTAVFTLAPAVSILLGVITLSKFLGLPLPWLRLSVIGAITYELPAATSTANALHISLSETVTDPRVYTAICWVMTLGIFPGLIWVPLFIKKIQGGLMKIKNKDSKWGDIFMTAMFLGMISAFLGMVFSDIRSGLKGWIPIFVLLFSALLMGICGILIKKCGWKWLENYALPVSMLGAMIFAAMITPMIGG; this is encoded by the coding sequence ATGAAATTTCAACCAAACAGTACATTCCTGTTTATTCTGGCAGGACTGGTGATCCTGTTCGTCATTGCCCAGTCCGTATTTTTTCTGATGAGGGCCTACAGACGCGGAAAAAGTCTGGGGATACAAACGGCACAGATGAGGAAAACCATACTGTCAACAGCCGTATTTACCCTGGCTCCTGCGGTGTCAATACTGCTGGGGGTCATCACCCTTTCAAAGTTTTTAGGGCTGCCGCTGCCATGGCTGCGGCTGAGCGTGATCGGAGCCATTACATATGAACTTCCGGCAGCTACGTCCACAGCAAATGCACTGCATATTTCCCTGTCGGAGACCGTGACAGACCCGAGGGTCTACACAGCGATCTGCTGGGTGATGACACTGGGTATCTTCCCGGGTCTTATATGGGTGCCGCTTTTTATCAAAAAGATCCAGGGCGGTCTTATGAAAATTAAAAACAAAGACAGCAAATGGGGCGATATCTTTATGACTGCCATGTTTTTAGGCATGATATCCGCATTTCTCGGAATGGTGTTCTCTGACATCCGCAGCGGACTGAAGGGATGGATCCCCATTTTTGTCCTGCTGTTTTCCGCGCTTCTTATGGGGATCTGCGGGATACTCATTAAAAAATGCGGCTGGAAATGGCTGGAGAATTATGCGCTTCCTGTCAGTATGCTGGGAGCTATGATATTCGCGGCGATGATCACACCTATGATAGGAGGCTGA